GATACACACCATGAGCATGTTTGTTTTGAGGTGTATTTttttgcttaaaaataaaaacgaGGTACAATTTTGGCTTATCTACTGATTGCCTTTACTTTCACCAAGTCAGGCAGTTTGCAGTATTTATTCTTGGAGGGAGAATTTTTTGCTTTGCCACTATTTCCCTGTATCTGGCAAAAGAATGGATTTCCcccttcattgaaggggttgggtGGATGCACATAGCAAATTGGTAAGAAAGTAGTTTGACAAAAACTGCTTGAGGTTGTAACTTTCAATTTTCCTAGTTTTTGTTCTCTCCCTGAGACCTTTAAGTTTCATTGTACCTGTAAAAAAGGTAAAAGGAAGGCTGGTAATGAGCTTGGCTCCCTTCATTCCCCACTCCTGCCACTCAgggttttatttttcaatattcaaAAGTTCAGAAGTTTCAAAGGGTGAATCTATTTAggaattactttatttttctattttgggaTGATAGGCAATTTGGGCAGGTTGTGCAAATGTTTTTAAACGgcctgtggggtgtgtgtgtgtgtgtgtgtgtgtgtgtatgtgcgtacGCACATGCATGCATTTCAAGAGGAATCCAAAACCTTCTGCAAAACTATTATTTGCTACTTTCTAATTGACTTTTTAGGGACTTGGGGTATCCTAGAAGCAACACTTATGTAGCCCAAAGGGAAGAAAGGGATATAGTTCACACACTTCATCTGTGTCCATTTTCTAGATTCTACATATTTTGTAGGAGattaagataattctcagaaactgGTGATAATTTTTTCAGTATCACacatttcttttttggggggggtgggggattgaacccagggccttgtccatgcaagacaagcactctaccaactgagttgtaCCCCCGGCCCAACCCATTTCTCTTTTTtacttagggatatcccaatttcCTCACAGTCCACCAGTGTTGGTGACAGTGAAAACTGTGAGGAAATTgggatatacatacatatatatttgtttattgggAAAACATAAAATCATGGTAATGTACAATAGGGTCTATCAAAACTATTAAAATTCTGGATATGTAGGGTTTCCTAACTAGGGCGAGTCTTGAGGTAGGATTCTGTTGCTTCCCCCCAAATGTCTTCTCTTTAGTGCCAGCAGAATGAGCCCCTTGTTGGCCCTCTCAGGGTGCTTcctccctggcaggcaggagcccAGTTGCTTTCTGAACCACTGGAAGCTGAACTGGAAATTCCCACTGAACGTGGTTTCCTTATCTGAGGACACGTCCCCCTTGTTCCCTTCCTTTGACTGCTTGGAGGAGATTGAGGCCGTCGCTGCCGTGCCAGTCTCCTGGCTTTGCATATGTCAAGGCGAAGAGGATGAGTTAGAGACATACCATGTCAGCAGCAACGGAGTCAATTCTTAGTCATTCATGGatatgtaatttaattttttaccCAAACTAGCCAACTGTAAATGCAAAGTTTCATTACTCATTAatcattaaacacacacacatttgtataATCATTACTCCTTCTCTGCTCCTCCCCTCTCTTGCCTCTCTCACTGCTCCTTGGCATTTTCCCCACACCTCTTCCCCGGCTCGGCTCCTTTCCTTACTGTCATCCTTCTCCTATTGCAAATCTGCGCAGACACTGGGGTCCACCTCTGCTTCACAGCAGGTGCGGGGACTCCATGCTGTCCAACCTGGCACCCCACACTGGGCCCATGCCTTGCTCTGCAGTGAGGCAGCTCTGTGCTCACCTCAACAATTTCATCATCCTCAAGCCCAGGAGGCATTTCCAGAAACTGGTCAATGTCTCTGTCTTCTGGTGGGCAACACGGGGGTAAGTCCTGACAAGCTTCATGTTCTTGATGACTGACCTGATCCATATGGGGAGAGATCCTGTTGGACAGCTGGAGATCTTCCTCCTGAGAATTAGAGACCACAGTTTCATGGTCCTTGTCATCTTTCTCATTGTCTAGAAAGGCCTTAAGATTTTTCATTAGATCATCTAGGTCCCAGAGGGTCTGGTTGGTCCTCCTCTGTGGGCACTGGTCCATCCTCTGGTTGTCTTCACTCATAGCATTACCTACTGAGTCTTCATGGTGGCAGCCCAGATAGGCATCCAAGACCTCAATGATGGCTTCTTCGCCAAGTTCCTCTGGGTTGTCCTGAATTTGATTTCGCCTCCCCATGGGTCTCTTTACACTTTTGGTTCCCCATCCCCCTTGGACAGGAGGGAGGAAGTGGCAGGGAAAACCCTCAGAAGTCAACTCTTCACAGGGTACGGTATCCTCACACTCAATGCTGTCCTCATGAGGGAAATAGCTCACTGAGACACTCTGGTTGGATATGGATTTCGAAATGCTGTGCTCCATGTCAGGGCAGTTGCTTCTGGAAGATGAGTCTTCCATGGAGTTCAAGGGCTCAAATGCCCAGTGTCCTTCAACACTGGAAActtcaaaagaaaaacaataatagCTGATATTGGGAAGAGAGTCATGTACTTTAGCAAATAATACccattccttttttccattcacaaCTATCTCACTGAGGCAGAAGTGCATCCTGTATTTGTACTCCCTAGTCAAGGACACAAGAGGcagttctttctctttaaaaacttTTTCTATTGTGTAATAACCCTCTGCAATGAGCATCTCCAGGGGAATTATAACCAGCAGCAAAAGAGTTTGATAAATTTCTTTATAatcttctctttctttatatcttctatctatccatccatccatccaactaTCAATCAATGGATTGTACATGTATGTGCACATCCTTAAAAATGTAGATGTCACATCAAAGAAAGTGAGATTACTAAATCTTATGGCACAGCTTACAGAAAACATGTAACCCTTTTTTTCagggggaggtaccagggattgaactcaggggctgtcgaccactgagccacatcccgagccctattttgtattttatttagagacagggtctcactgagtttcttgttAGTGCCATGCCATTGCTGAGgacagctttgaacttgtgatcctcctgccttagctgttgggattacaggtatgcgccaccatgcctggctccttttatatttttgtattttatttaaagacagggtctcactgagttgcttagggccttgctaagttgctgaagctgactttgaactcctgatcttcctgcctcagcctcccaagctgctagaatTACAGATGTGCGTCACTGCACCCTGCTTCTCTAATTTTTAACCACTTTTTCATTAACTCTTTTTGGTGATTACCTATTAATGACCATTAAGTTAGGTGATCAATGACTCTTAGATGATTAAGACCACTAATAATGGTCTTATTAATGTTAGTAAACCCCCTTATCTGAAAATTTCTGTCTTTACATAGTCCTATAGGTTGGATTATTGGATCAAAGATTACAAATATATTAAAGTTATGCTATTTGATACTTAATTTCTTTCTAGAACAAATACAGATATTTAAATACCCATCCCCCCATCATCTGATGATATCCTTAGTCCAGCATTTCGCACGATGCTCCAGCAAATCAATAGGGAAGAGAATACACAatcactttctctttctctctctcaatctttctctctctctctctctctctctctctctctctctctctctctcgcacacacacacacacacacacacacacacacattcacactcaCATTTGCAGGCTTTGTCACACCTGGCCCTTGTGAAAGAGATGCTGCCAACTCCTGAGGCATAAACAGGATGTCTGAAGTCCTTCGGATCCCAAATCCAGTACCTAagaagggccaactgtcagaagtcTGTGTTCTGTGACTGTTGGCTACTGTGGCAATAGAGGAACAAATTAGAACCCCAAgtgtggagggaaaaaaagggggatAGAAAACCAAAGGACCCCTCCCCTTGCTTTAGTTATTTTTTTGTGCCATTGTGACCAAAGTATACATCAAGAAcactttagagaaggaaaagtttatttggggctgacGTCTTCAGACGTCATAGATAACTGGCTCCCCTGCTCTGGATCCACCATGCagcagcacatcatgggggaagggccTAGAGGCGGAAAGGGATCAACAGATGGGGGGTCAGGAAGGAGCCACAGAaagatatatttatgtatttattgtatTGAGCTCCAAACCCAAatataatatatgtacatatgttatatagataaaatatatgtataatgtatgtatgtatgctatATGtacttgtatgtgtatatacatggacatatatgtgtatatatatatgtacatatattatatTTGGGTTTGAAGCTTGGTACAATGCCAAGAATTCCTTTGATATTGGGTTTGCTAAATGTCAAAGACAAATGGCACTGAGTCTGCTAGAGGACACAGCCTATTTTCCTTGTTGGTTTTTGTCTGCCAGTCCATTAGGAAGACATCTCCCGAGGCAGAGGCGGgagacctcctttcctacctgcaTGGGTGGTTCCAGGCACACCAGCAGCTGCCACTCAGTGAGAAGGGGAGAAGGGATGAAAGCCCATGCTCATGATCTGCCATGGCCCCTGGTGTTCTGTCTTTCTCCTTGATCCCATGTTGGGTTCCTCTGGGTCCACTGACTCGCTCAGTGAGTCTCCAGGCTCCAGCGGGGCAGTTGGGAATGGCTGCTTTCCCTGCACACTCCATGTTGCTCTCAGGGACCCTTTCTCTGCCTGTACCTACTTGCCTCTTCTTTGCTGCAGCTACCCCGTGGTGGTGGGGTGTACTCTAAAAGATTGCATCCTCCTGGGATTCCAGGGAGAAGCAGGAAAAATGTCCCTCCCACTCCTGAGACCTCAAAGCACAGGGGAGGGGAAGAGGCATTTCTAGTTCCCTTTCTCCAATTCCAGGAGTGAAACCTCAGGTGTGTGGGGATGTGGAGGAAGTGGCAGAAGCCCTGGCACATCTAActtctactgttttttttttcttgcagttctTTAATCCAGCCTAGGAGTAGTTCTGAGGATCTTTCCTTTTGTGTCCTCTATCTTTTCTCTTATACTTCTgataggaaacaaacaaacaaagctcTATGTCTTTAATTAGGCTCTGGTTTTTAATATAAAGGGAAGCTTCTGGAATTCAGAAAACAACCCCCTTCCTCTTAagttcatgatttctttttttgtaaggagaaaaattttatttgggagctcacaatttcagagatcttagtctatagaaggctggctccatttctcagggctggagactgaacattatggtggaagaatgtggtagcgggaagcagctcacattgtggtgatcaagaagcagagactcATGATTCTTATAGTTAAAACATTTACTGTCCTGTGTGCTATgccttttattatttaaaatcgtCTGTTTTGAAAGTCAGGGCTGAGCAATGACTTTTTGTTTTCAAGTTGGTTCTGCCAGCCAGCAGTAGATGCTTCAGCCTCAGTGGCAAGGGATCATGGGGCAACAAAATGACCCGAATGAAAGTTTGTCAGTCCTTATTCAAATGTTTTTCCACTCAGTTAACACTAGAAATATCAAAAGCCATGATAATAACACCGCCAAAACTTAATAACATTTGTGTGTCAATTTGCTTTTCACAAACCATTTTCTGATGGAAATAATTCTGTTCATAACTTTAtaaggtaatttttaaaaattcctactTTGTATGAAGGGTTAGGACTCAGATCAAGGAGATATCCCTAGGAAACATATCTTGAGTTTTCGATTCCAGACGAGAACTGAGTGATCCCAAGCACTCTTTGCACTTAATTGGAGTCTTGGTTTCTGGATCAATAGGTCTTACATAGACTTGTGTGGGTCATTGCATTTTTCTGCTTGATATCCTTGTGTGGCTAGCGGACTGCTATTCTTCCTTTGGTGTTTGGCCGAGTCCCTCTGTCTGTAATGAAGCTTGCTCCTCTAATTTTAGTCTGGATGTCAGCTGCTTGATCAGACTCATTTCTTACTCAGTCTCCAATAAATCTAAGCCAGTCTCCTGCCCGGCCTCCCCCAGTATTCCAGCTCTCCAGCTGGGTTTCTcactccctctgctcctccttcaTATAGTACTAATGTACTCTGGTAGATTATAATCAGATTTCCTGAATGATTAATGTAGTGAATAGTGAACACTTCCACTTTGCAAAATCTTGAATTCTAATTTCAGAACCTAATTTAATAGCTTTACATAGAAATCTTTATTGGTATTTTGGGGCCTGTTGATTTCAGTTTAGCATATAGTTGAAGATTTGAATTAATGGTTTTTGCTGTTCTTGGAAATATCAAGGATGTATTAGCTCTGAGTAGATAGGGACACAAGTGAAAATTGTAGAACACATGCTCCTAAATTCTACCACCTTTATGCATTGGAAATTGCACAGTGGATTATTTGGTTGGCCTTGACTCGAATCCCACTTTCTGCTGCTGATTCACTGTTTGACCATCTAAGCAATGGGGCAGTGCAAAATATACACTTACTGTGCCATGTGATGTCCTATAGTTTTATCTTTGCACAGAATTCATTAAAATAGAAGGGTAGAAATTAATACTTAAAACATGAAGTCACATCATGGATATGCTTTGAAATCAATTGCACATGATATATGCTTAGAAGTGCATAATTGTTAGGGACTCATAATCCCTGAAAAACATTGATTGAACTTAACAAAAAGAATTTATGTGttatgcacacctataatcccagtgacttgggaggctgaggcaggaggatgttgagttcaaagccagcctcagcaaaagtgaggccctaagcaactcagtgagaccctgcctctaaataaaatacaaaatagggctggggatggggctcagtgatcgagtgaccctgaattcaatccccagtactctctcccccaccaaaaaaaatttatgtgttaaaaaatatgtaattaaAAGAAATGGATGCGTGACCTACAGAATTAGAGCTCTACTACTTCAGGttactgttatttattttcttattcttgTATCATGGGAACATGGAAATGTCAGATTTGGGGATAAGTATTTAAATCTGGTATCTCAACCACTTTTCTTGGCATTTTGTGAAATATCTTCAAATAATAGATACCAGGAAACACAGAAAATCAAAACGCTTATGTGACAATGGCATTTAAAAAGAGAGTTGAATGAGTCCAGGAGTTTCTAATGAATCCCTACATCATAAGATCACATACCAAGGCCAGAACTCATATAGTTGTAGCCAAAGATAGGAAAATCTCATAATTTAAGTGgacaaaatttttgttttaaaaaattgtgggGTATAGAAGAAGTATTTGTCATTATTTCAACTTAATTTAATAGTGTTTTAATTATTGTCTGTTTATGCCGATAGAAAGAAAGTCAGATGTCTTCAGCAGAAATAATACAAATCAAGAGTTTGTTCCCAGTATATTCCAGAACAGAGAAGGTTCTGATAATTACCAAAAATGTGAAGAGACCCTAGAAAAAGATAAAACTTTGCTAAGAGAATGGGATCAAGATTTCAGTAAATTGGTTTTCAGAATTATTTAAGTCTTATAAGAGTTAGCGATTTGAAATAGAGTATGGATGAGAGAGAGATACACTGTCACTTAAGataaagtaatttaaaataatttgattcCTTGGGATACTGTGTTTCCCATTTTCTCCCTTTAGACTCTCAATGTCTTTGCTTTTATGTTTCATCTTTTAATTTGAAGGACAAAATTTACTATCTG
This sequence is a window from Callospermophilus lateralis isolate mCalLat2 unplaced genomic scaffold, mCalLat2.hap1 Scaffold_45, whole genome shotgun sequence. Protein-coding genes within it:
- the LOC143388920 gene encoding uncharacterized protein C12orf71 homolog; translated protein: MEDSSSRSNCPDMEHSISKSISNQSVSVSYFPHEDSIECEDTVPCEELTSEGFPCHFLPPVQGGWGTKSVKRPMGRRNQIQDNPEELGEEAIIEVLDAYLGCHHEDSVGNAMSEDNQRMDQCPQRRTNQTLWDLDDLMKNLKAFLDNEKDDKDHETVVSNSQEEDLQLSNRISPHMDQVSHQEHEACQDLPPCCPPEDRDIDQFLEMPPGLEDDEIVEVSTELPHCRARHGPSVGCQVGQHGVPAPAVKQRWTPVSAQICNRRRMTVRKGAEPGKRCGENAKEQ